One segment of Lachancea thermotolerans CBS 6340 chromosome E complete sequence DNA contains the following:
- a CDS encoding RidA family protein (conserved hypothetical protein), with translation MAQFILQVPTFIYQLHDLGTSIMVAKKITWESIEGKEHPTLSPAFVSNGHVFTSGIIGSKYGTGEVSQQIEDQVHLAIQNLENVLAVAGSSLEQVFKVTMFISHAEYSKVVNEIYGQYFPQKPARSCVVVAFMDAAIKYELEAVATLE, from the coding sequence ATGGCTCAATTTATTCTTCAAGTGCCAACCTTCATCTACCAACTACACGACCTAGGCACTTCTATCATGGTTGCCAAGAAAATTACATGGGAGTCTATCGAAGGAAAAGAACATCCAACTCTTTCACCTGCGTTTGTTAGCAATGGTCATGTTTTCACCTCTGGAATAATTGGATCTAAATATGGAACAGGTGAAGTTTCTCAGCAAATTGAAGATCAGGTTCACTTAGCAAttcaaaacttggaaaacgTTTTAGCTGTAGCTGGGTCTTCTCTTGAGCAAGTTTTTAAGGTAACAATGTTTATTTCTCATGCTGAGTACTCTAAAGTTGTGAATGAGATTTACGGTCAGTATTTCCCTCAGAAACCTGCACGCAGTTGTGTTGTAGTTGCATTTATGGATGCAGCCATTAAGTACGAACTCGAGGCTGTCGCTACTCTTGAATAA
- a CDS encoding allantoate permease family MFS transporter (similar to uniprot|P15365 Saccharomyces cerevisiae YJR152W DAL5 Allantoin permease;ureidosuccinate permease; expression is constitutive but sensitive to nitrogen catabolite repression) produces MLSQFKPNSPVFEMEKSCEKQHKVMTSSEEVALGEFEEGPLCSKAGVDLGMEAAQESMGLQVDEVTNKRLLRKADCYICTMMSVVYAVQYMDKQTNSYASIMGLRKDLKMHGNQYSWVGTCFYLGYMIFEIPSSLALQRFPIAKVSAVFIVLWGFVLCMTSLPKNYASFIATRTVLGILESAVTPAFMLLTSQWYRREEQFLRTSIWSASAGLGAILGSLIAYGLAVRDPSSLPIASWRLLYVVLGVVTIVLGVAFFFVPDTPASAWFLTKEERLLTVERIRSNKQGFGNRHFKKNQLREVFMDIRTYIYFATMVAAEIPNGGIGNFGSIMLTDMGYNSKRALLMGTPFGAVEFGGIILVGYIAQKKQKRMAAAFFSYCLNIVSGCLLAFPSNTNAQLAGYYLQGMAVIGWICFISCVSSNTAGHTKKVVTSAICMIGYCVGNLIGPQTFKSAEAPHYKSAKIAIVVCFVICLFLTVLLYCINVRANKIRDEKNEKLDSSFVNSEFADLTDFENPEFRYSL; encoded by the coding sequence ATGCTGTCACAATTTAAGCCCAACTCACCGGTGTTTGAAATGGAAAAATCTTGTGAAAAACAACACAAGGTTATGACATCATCGGAGGAGGTCGCTTTAGGGGAATTCGAGGAAGGCCCTCTGTGCTCCAAAGCCGGTGTCGACCTCGGCATGGAAGCAGCGCAAGAATCGATGGGGCTGCAGGTGGATGAAGTTACCAACAAAAGGCTTTTACGCAAGGCGGATTGCTATATTTGCACCATGATGAGCGTGGTCTATGCTGTGCAGTATATGGATAAACAAACTAATTCTTATGCATCCATTATGGGACTCAGGAAGGACTTGAAAATGCACGGAAACCAGTACAGTTGGGTTGGAACTTGCTTTTACTTGGGGTAtatgatttttgaaatcccAAGCTCTCTTGCCCTCCAGCGCTTTCCAATCGCTAAGGTTAGTGCTGTTTTTATTGTTCTTTGGGGGTTTGTTCTGTGTATGACCAGCCTTCCCAAGAACTACGCCAGTTTTATTGCTACCAGAACAGTTTTAGGTATACTCGAGTCTGCAGTGACTCCTGCCTTCATGCTTCTCACTTCTCAATGGTACAGACGTGAAGAGCAATTCTTACGAACTTCAATCTGGAGTGCCTCCGCTGGCTTGGGAGCTATCCTTGGATCCTTGATAGCATATGGTTTAGCTGTTCGCGACCCATCAAGCCTTCCCATCGCTTCTTGGAGACTGCTTTACGTTGTTTTGGGAGTCGTCACTATAGTTCTTGGTGtcgcctttttttttgttcctGATACTCCAGCCTCTGCTTGGTTTTTaacaaaagaagagcgtTTGCTTACCGTTGAAAGAATTCGTTCGAATAAGCAGGGATTCGGTAATAGGCATTTTAAGAAAAATCAGCTAAGGGAAGTTTTCATGGATATTCGAACCTATATTTATTTTGCAACGATGGTAGCAGCTGAAATACCGAATGGCGGTATCGGAAATTTTGGCTCTATTATGTTGACAGATATGGGCTACAACAGCAAGAGGGCCTTATTGATGGGCACTCCGTTTGGTGCGGTGGAGTTTGGCGGCATTATTTTAGTCGGGTATATTGcacaaaaaaaacaaaaacgcaTGGCTGCCGCTTTCTTCAGTTATTGTCTCAACATAGTATCCGGGTGCTTGCTGGCCTTTCCCTCAAATACCAATGCTCAACTTGCAGGCTATTATCTTCAGGGAATGGCAGTGATCGGATGGATTTGTTTCATAAGCTGTGTTTCCTCCAACACCGCCGGCCATACTAAAAAGGTTGTCACGAGTGCTATTTGCATGATTGGTTATTGCGTAGGTAATCTCATCGGGCCACAAACATTTAAGTCTGCTGAAGCACCTCATTATAAAAGTGCCAAGATCGCGATAGTTGTCTGTTTTGTTATCTGCTTATTTTTGACTGTTTTACTCTACTGCATCAATGTTAGAGCCAACAAAATCCGTGACGAAAAGAACGAGAAACTCGACTCTTCCTTTGTAAATTCCGAGTTCGCCGACCTAACTGATTTTGAGAATCCAGAGTTCAGGTACAGCTTGTAG
- a CDS encoding KLTH0E03146p (conserved hypothetical protein): protein MSVKLQENYEETPLDVKGSACLRGSISERETFSSEHNVLFDASLEKSVCWKFDVRILPMIAVMYLFNALDKGNISNAKTDHIDKDLSIEGQQWNNMLSIFYIPFVLFAFPLSLVIKKYNAANVIPILMFIFGSISLLSATAFNYGSLMAARWFLGICESAFFSGIIYYLSTFYRRHELARRLSIFYAAANIANAFSGLLSFGVFQIKNSKLKGWQILFLIEGSLTVTFAVVAFLYLPRSPEKSHFLTGDEKECAKWRIEVDSSAKSEERISFTDAVKVFKHPIAIAWMVQEILIGVPLNSINNWFPQIVQSLGKGTVQTNLYTVAPNVWGAIALIILSFSSDYARIRSVFIMIGVSVTLIGFVVFGCVDTKSHLGAAYFSCFLMTTGSSVSSVLTSTWYNNNTPNENRRVVISAVGVPLANAAGLISTNIFRPKDAPKYLPALGITAGFGGAAILLVAGILCYMIFDNHRRNKRQGIKLTYKDVPTSELAEGPSNPNYRWMY from the coding sequence ATGTCTGTAAAGCTTCAGGAGAACTACGAGGAAACACCACTGGATGTTAAGGGAAGCGCATGTTTAAGAGGTAGTATCTCGGAAAGAGAGACATTTTCGAGCGAGCATAACGTGCTCTTCGATGCTTCCCTTGAGAAAAGCGTTTGTTGGAAATTTGATGTGAGAATTCTACCCATGATTGCCGTCATGTACTTGTTCAATGCACTTGATAAGGGAAATATTTCAAATGCCAAGACCGATCATATTGATAAAGATCTCAGTATCGAAGGGCAACAATGGAATAATATGCTATCCATATTTTACATTccttttgttctttttgcttTCCCACTCTCACTTGTCATTAAAAAGTATAATGCGGCAAACGTTATTCCTATTTTGATGTTCATCTTTGGTTCTATCTCACTCCTGTCTGCAACAGCTTTCAATTACGGTTCGCTCATGGCCGCAAGATGGTTTTTGGGTATATGTGAGTCcgcctttttttcaggaATTATCTACTATTTGAGTACATTTTACCGTCGTCACGAGCTTGCCAGGAGATTATCTATCTTCTACGCGGCCGCCAACATTGCAAACGCCTTCTCAGGACTGTTATCTTTCGGTGTTTTTCAAATAAAAAACAGTAAGTTGAAGGGGTGGcagattttgtttttgattgagGGCTCTCTGACGGTTACCTTTGCAGTTGTTGCCTTTTTATACCTACCCAGAAGTCCCGAGAAGTCTCATTTCTTGACGGGAGATGAAAAAGAATGCGCAAAGTGGAGGATCGAGGTAGATTCCTCAGCAAAGTCTGAGGAGAGGATCTCATTTACTGATGCTGtcaaggttttcaagcATCCCATAGCCATCGCCTGGATGGTCCAAGAAATTCTGATCGGTGTGCCTCTGAACTCCATCAATAATTGGTTCCCACAGATCGTCCAATCCCTAGGGAAGGGAACTGTTCAGACTAATCTTTATACGGTTGCTCCCAATGTTTGGGGTGCAATCGCCCTTATTATTCtctccttttcttcagacTATGCCCGCATCAGATCGGTTTTTATCATGATCGGTGTCTCTGTGACGTTGATTGGATTTGTCGTCTTCGGTTGTGTTGACACTAAATCGCATTTAGGCGCAGCATATTTTAGCTGTTTCTTAATGACCACGGGTTCTTCGGTCTCCTCTGTATTGACGTCGACCTGgtacaacaacaacaccCCTAATGAGAATCGCCGCGTTGTCATCTCTGCTGTTGGGGTTCCACTTGCCAACGCTGCTGGTTTgatttcaacaaatattTTTAGACCAAAAGATGCACCAAAATATCTCCCAGCTCTGGGTATCACTGCAGGATTCGGTGGTGCCGCAATTTTATTGGTTGCAGGTATTTTGTGCTACATGATATTCGATAATCACCGTAGAAATAAGCGTCAAGGTATTAAACTAACATACAAAGACGTTCCCACATCTGAATTGGCTGAAGGACCCTCTAACCCAAATTACAGATGGATGTACTGA
- a CDS encoding M20 family metallo-hydrolase (conserved hypothetical protein) — MYKAPSRLLSKRCVCVKLDLKNITRSFNNTCVAASCEDMTVESPLKIQSGRLNQTILESGDRFGAAFRWGEKFHEFGMKRLAGTKEDGAARDWFIEECKYLGCKIKVDKIGNIFATYPGKNGGKPTAAGSHLDTQPEAGKYDGILGVLAGLEVLRTFKENKFVPNYDICVVCWFNEEGARYAHSCMGSTVWAQNMPIQEAYEMKSINEEKPESVYESLKNIGYIGDAAASYKENELDAHFELHIEQGPVLEGEKKEIGIVTGVQAYHWERITVGGVSAHAGTTPWRLRRDALLMASKMILAAADVAKRHGGLFTCGVIDVKPYSINIIPSEAIFTIDFRHHLDEKMSEIINETKVEFDKLVKEGKTAYKDEVLLTSKAVKFHDVCIDCVTKSALAQFDESKVMQLYSGAGHDSCQTSSRIPTSMIFIPSKDGLSHNYYEYSSPEEVENGFKVLLQAIVNYDELRLRRGY, encoded by the coding sequence ATGTATAAGGCACCATCAAGATTGTTAAGCAAACGTTGCGTCTGTGTAAAATTGGACCTCAAAAATATTACGCGTTCTTTCAATAACACATGCGTTGCGGCTAGTTGCGAAGATATGACTGTGGAAAGCCCTCTGAAGATTCAGTCTGGCCGCCTAAATCAAACTATTTTAGAAAGTGGAGACCGTTTTGGCGCCGCTTTCCGCTGGGGAGAGAAGTTCCATGAATTTGGTATGAAAAGGCTGGCAGGAACAAAAGAGGATGGCGCTGCCAGAGATTGGTTCATTGAAGAATGTAAATATCTCGGCTGTAAGATCAAAGTTGACAAGATTGGAAACATTTTTGCCACGTACCCAGGCAAAAACGGCGGTAAACCAACCGCGGCAGGCTCCCATCTTGACACACAGCCAGAAGCAGGAAAGTACGATGGAATTCTAGGAGTCTTGGCTGGGTTAGAAGTATTGCGCAcgttcaaagaaaataaatTTGTCCCAAATTATGATATATGCGTCGTTTGCTGGTTCAATGAAGAGGGTGCAAGATATGCGCACTCTTGCATGGGCTCCACTGTCTGGGCTCAAAACATGCCTATTCAGGAAGCGTATGAAATGAAATCGATtaatgaagaaaagccTGAAAGCGTTTATGagtcattgaaaaatattgGTTACATCGGTGACGCTGCTGCCTCttacaaagaaaatgaaCTGGACGCTCATTTCGAACTACATATAGAACAGGGCCCTGTTCTGGAAGGCGAGAAAAAGGAAATTGGAATTGTGACAGGAGTTCAAGCATATCATTGGGAGAGAATAACTGTTGGCGGCGTGAGTGCTCACGCAGGTACTACCCCATGGAGATTGAGAAGGGACGCCTTGCtaatggcttcaaaaatgattCTTGCTGCAGCTGATGTGGCAAAGCGCCACGGCGGTCTGTTCACTTGTGGAGTTATAGATGTCAAGCCCTATTCTATTAACATTATTCCCTCTGAAGCCATTTTCACAATCGACTTTAGGCACCACTTGGATGAAAAAATGTCTGAAATTATCAATGAAACTAAAGTTGAATTCGACAAACTGGTAAAGGAGGGCAAGACTGCTTACAAGGACGAAGTACTGTTAACCTCTAAGGCTGTGAAGTTTCACGATGTTTGCATTGACTGTGTGACAAAATCTGCTCTAGCTCAATTTGATGAGAGCAAGGTCATGCAACTATACTCAGGTGCTGGTCATGACTCTTGTCAAACTTCGAGTCGTATTCCAACTTCCATGATATTTATTCCCTCCAAGGACGGGTTGTCTCACAACTATTATGAATACTCTTCTCcggaagaagttgaaaatggtTTTAAGGTTCTATTGCAAGCAATTGTTAACTACGACGAATTGAGACTTCGCAGGGGGTATTAG
- a CDS encoding KLTH0E03102p (similar to uniprot|P53095 Saccharomyces cerevisiae YGL196W Hypothetical ORF): protein MSYPYQFTSRSSKQELLSAYYGKDLSDLPTPSLVVDRSVFKKNCEKMLMNAEHLHADFRAHVKTHKTVEGTLLQLGSDERRTDKIVVSTLMEAWGLLPLIEKGLINDVLFSLPVVKSRLSELAALSERVPNLRLMLDNREQLQVLSEFSESFTFQKKWSVFIKINMGTDRAGFSDDFTLKETLCDLLKSPLKDYVSLYGFYCHAGHSYASSTEEQAKSYLLNEITSGNAACKKALEVDPSLKLQLSVGATPTAHASEMLKVSSLGKLYGRLELHAGNYPFCDLQQISTNCINSKQVSCKVLAEVVSSYPGRGLKAPGEQLVNAGVIALAREFGPLPGYGRLSCPEEYENWIVGRLSQEHGILTPLKERETAMIPLGTKVQIIPQHSCITAASYPWYFIIDNGDSVVDIWVPWRGW, encoded by the coding sequence ATGTCATATCCTTACCAGTTCACTTCAAGGTCGAGCAAGCAAGAATTGCTTAGTGCCTATTATGGTAAGGACTTGTCAGACCTTCCAACGCCCTCGCTAGTAGTTGACAGATCCgtgttcaaaaaaaattgtgaGAAAATGCTAATGAATGCGGAGCATCTTCATGCAGACTTTCGTGCTCATGTCAAGACTCATAAGACGGTCGAGGGTACGCTCCTACAGTTGGGTTCTGACGAAAGGAGAACGGATAAAATTGTCGTGTCCACCCTTATGGAGGCCTGGGGCTTGCTTCCTTTAATAGAGAAAGGTCTTATAAACGATGTGCTATTCAGCTTGCCAGTGGTAAAGAGCCGACTCTCAGAACTAGCAGCCTTAAGTGAGCGCGTTCCCAACTTGCGTTTAATGTTAGACAATAGGGAACAACTGCAAGTTCTCTCTGAATTCAGTGAATCCTTCACCTTTCAGAAAAAATGGTCCGTATTTATAAAGATTAATATGGGTACTGACCGCGCTGGGTTTTCGGATGACTTTACACTCAAAGAAACATTGTGCGACCTATTGAAGTCGCCGTTGAAAGACTACGTTTCTCTTTACGGATTTTACTGTCATGCCGGGCACTCGtatgcttcttcaacagaagaacaagcaaagtCTTATTTGCTGAATGAGATTACAAGTGGCAACGCCGCCTGCAAAAAGGCGTTGGAGGTAGAtccttctttgaagcttcagctttCAGTTGGAGCAACACCAACAGCGCATGCTTCTGAGATGCTTAAAGTATCAAGTTTGGGGAAATTATATGGGAGACTTGAGCTCCATGCAGGGAATTATCCTTTTTGCGACCTCCAACAAATAAGTACAAACTGTATTAATTCAAAACAAGTTTCATGCAAAGTACTAGctgaagttgtttcttcCTATCCCGGAAGAGGATTAAAAGCCCCCGGTGAGCAACTAGTCAATGCCGGAGTGATTGCTCTAGCAAGGGAGTTTGGGCCGCTACCTGGCTATGGAAGATTGTCCTGTCCAGAAGAATACGAAAACTGGATTGTTGGAAGACTAAGCCAAGAGCATGGTATTTTGACTCCATTAAAGGAGAGAGAAACCGCGATGATCCCGCTAGGCACGAAGGTTCAAATTATTCCTCAGCATAGCTGCATCACTGCTGCGTCCTATCCATGGTATTTCATTATTGACAACGGAGACTCTGTCGTTGATATTTGGGTGCCATGGAGGGGGTGGTAA
- the SDD4 gene encoding Sdd4p (weakly similar to uniprot|Q12139 Saccharomyces cerevisiae YPR022C Hypothetical ORF) — MTEKKRKRGSGPFYCPFPGCFKSFSRSDHLGRHRANHSSQKFKCEWPACEREFSRLDVKKKHFARHLKNSNEGFDRTSFLYDNERNPNTDDKNDKLDLTIMQGSSSEQKMNGKKPRGSSILPPKSNGVGSVLENTDTTHTESNASSGPVTGNKKISPEELEENLAFTNDSAGEGGVVDNFSSTPTHSESLGLPTTLKNQKNCSTYIPQTNEAFQEVEGSNLPGFFKPPGMGSSSTFQGIQWLLGHSPKTTSATGRHSNHPENGAFHGHYESPLELSSLSVLEEIFSFSPEFPNAESQTSVDDEMLIEMAKCIPSVKNHPDFVAQKLEWFLEVYWLLYHSQYPILHRPSFSAHDTPPLLLTSMIMMGASLSKRTIEAVHIQLVDPDGLSGMIAGPLRWLIFSSEQAKPPCKSWVIQSLIILETYEITSSSRCLHERACIYNGAKVQLLRRSPILGGDPLKEVGSDTSRSQNLWSTWIESESMKRVALMSFYIDSVHAIIFGHPLNLLANQIKLSLPCPDDLWEYNNIDRNKAPLSVAQTPLFCDAIKKLLQREEIEVGPFSMQILLAGLINLFLQIEQNLSQWSSFGWKSIQDSWRSTICSAIDFWKTQIPSKNCCSTFSSVYHLNCTSAVNRPLPPLLSSEDTRCSCPIYHAAQISTRMTHYDYIVFAGAPGRMNVAILDEDYEVVEQRIGKWAESQVGRLCVINSLILLCEVLLSPENSLEAVSYLYEPDKDPFLYRPNIVVSAVLSLWAYAYYVLGSESSFRSANSTFQIQEGCTPAMEDAPTYLSRIRGELKSLTDKPFYTLNQMDTSEYSDTITVYAQELPNVKNLNYMVGLLTSLRNGYNKCQWQVGREYAKLLDNCIQRSLGSENVFCQDMYDVK, encoded by the coding sequence ATGactgaaaagaagagaaaaagagggtCTGGACCGTTTTACTGTCCCTTCCCTGGTTGcttcaagtccttttcaaggtcaGATCATTTAGGCAGGCACAGGGCGAATCactcttctcaaaaattcaagtgTGAATGGCCTGCATGCGAGAGGGAGTTTTCAAGACTAGACGTTAAAAAGAAGCACTTCGCCCGCCATCTGAAAAACAGTAATGAAGGTTTCGACAGAACTTCATTTCTGTATGACAATGAACGGAATCCTAACACTGATGACAAAAATGATAAGCTAGACTTGACAATAATGCAGGGATCTTCGTCAGAGCAGAAAATGAATGGGAAAAAGCCTCGAGGTTCTTCCATACTACCTCCGAAATCCAACGGGGTTGGAAgtgttttggaaaacacAGATACAACACATACTGAATCGAACGCTAGTAGCGGACCTGTAACAGgaaacaagaagatctcTCCCGAGGAATTAGAGGAGAATTTGGCGTTCACAAACGATTCGGCTGGCGAAGGCGGAGTGGTCGATAATTTTTCGAGCACTCCGACACATTCTGAAAGTTTAGGACTACCTACAACCTTGAAGAATCAAAAAAACTGCTCAACATACATTCCGCAAACTAATGAAGCATTCCAGGAAGTGGAAGGCTCGAACCTGCCGggctttttcaaacctcCAGGTATGGGTTCCTCCTCCACTTTTCAAGGAATACAATGGCTACTAGGACactctccaaaaactaCATCTGCTACTGGGAGGCATTCAAATCATCCTGAAAATGGCGCTTTTCACGGTCATTACGAAAGTCCATTGGAATTGTCTTCGTTGAGCGTACTGGAAGAGATATTCTCTTTCAGTCCTGAATTTCCAAACGCGGAAAGCCAAACAAGTGTTGATGATGAGATGCTTATCGAAATGGCCAAGTGTATACCGTCTGTGAAAAATCATCCTGACTTCGTTGCGCAGAAGTTGGAATGGTTTCTCGAGGTCTATTGGCTTCTATATCATAGTCAGTATCCTATTCTCCATCGACCTTCATTTTCTGCTCACGATACCCCACCTTTGTTATTGACAAGCATGATAATGATGGGCGCGTCGCTGTCAAAAAGGACAATAGAAGCTGTTCACATTCAGTTAGTAGATCCAGATGGGCTCTCCGGTATGATAGCCGGTCCACTCCGTTGGTTAATATTTTCCAGCGAGCAAGCAAAACCTCCTTGCAAATCATGGGTAATACAAAGTTTGATTATCCTGGAGACATATGAAATAACGAGTTCTTCCAGGTGCTTGCATGAAAGAGCTTGTATCTATAACGGAGCCAAGGTTCAGCTTTTGCGAAGAAGTCCCATATTGGGTGGTGATCCACTGAAGGAAGTTGGTTCAGACACCAGTAGATCTCAGAATTTATGGAGCACTTGGATTGAGAGTGAATCAATGAAGAGAGTAGCTTTAATGTCTTTCTACATCGATAGCGTTCATGCAATCATCTTCGGACACCCTTTGAACCTATTAGCCAACCAAATCAAACTTTCACTTCCGTGCCCCGACGATCTGTGGGAGTACAATAACATTGATAGAAATAAAGCTCCATTATCTGTTGCACAAACTCCTCTATTTTGTGATGCAATTAAGAAGCTATTGCAAAGAGAGGAAATAGAAGTAGGACCGTTTAGTATGCAAATCCTACTAGCTGGTTTGATAAAcctgtttcttcaaatcgAGCAGAACCTTTCCCAGTGGTCCAGTTTTGGATGGAAGTCAATTCAAGATAGTTGGAGGAGCACGATTTGTTCAGCGATAGacttttggaaaactcAAATaccttcaaagaactgctgCTCAACGTTTTCAAGCGTCTATCATCTTAACTGTACCTCAGCGGTTAATCGTCCTTTACCACCTTTGCTGAGTTCCGAAGATACACGCTGCAGCTGTCCTATTTACCATGCTGCTCAAATAAGTACGAGAATGACACACTATGACTATATCGTTTTTGCAGGTGCTCCAGGGAGAATGAATGTCGCaattttggatgaagacTACGAGGTGGTTGAGCAAAGAATAGGAAAGTGGGCTGAATCTCAGGTAGGACGCTTATGTGTCATTAATTCCCTTATTTTACTGTGCGAGGTTTTACTGTCCCCAGAAAACTCCCTGGAAGCGGTAAGCTATCTATATGAACCTGACAAAGATCCATTTCTATATCGGCCAAATATTGTTGTATCAGCAGTACTTTCGCTCTGGGCGTACGCATACTATGTGCTTGGCTCTGAATCGTCATTCAGATCCGCCAACTCCACTTTCCAGATACAGGAAGGTTGCACCCCGGCAATGGAAGATGCTCCAACATATTTGAGTAGAATAAGAGGCGAACTTAAAAGTTTGACTGATAAACCTTTTTACACATTGAATCAGATGGATACAAGCGAATATTCCGATACGATAACGGTGTACGCTCAGGAACTTCCAAACGTTAAAAACTTAAATTATATGGTTGGCCTGTTAACCTCCTTAAGGAATGGTTATAACAAATGCCAATGGCAAGTTGGTAGAGAATATGCAAAATTACTCGATAACTGCATTCAGCGAAGTCTTGGAAGTGAGAATGTCTTTTGCCAGGATATGTATGACGTCAAATAG